The following are encoded together in the Tetrapisispora phaffii CBS 4417 chromosome 5, complete genome genome:
- the VPR1 gene encoding Vpr1p (similar to Saccharomyces cerevisiae YIL152W; ancestral locus Anc_5.707): MKSRLIIDHKRLVSHLDSRKKNKKAISELLATKKKYNKTYSKLKLNNNFHNFKCSSASVSDLRLSINKFNMLLKASSNKYDEIHDINSIEKLSQNEFIVTTIDSKTLILHSNEKNVVNSNNYTLKYQQVAINSKYYLSLYNDLNWYLDWKFYDKIKTLLKAYIHT, from the coding sequence ATGAAGTCAAGGTTGATAATTGACCACAAGAGGTTGGTGAGTCATTTGGATTCAAGGaaaaagaataagaaaGCTATTTCTGAATTACTAGctacaaaaaaaaagtacAATAAAACATATTCTAAACtcaaattgaataataatttccataattttaaatgtaGTAGTGCTTCTGTCTCAGATTTGAGATTGTCgatcaataaatttaacatGTTATTGAAAGCATCTTCCAATAAATATGATGAAATTCATGAcattaattcaattgaaaaactaTCGCaaaatgaattcattgttACCACAATTGACAGTAAGACATTAATTTTAcattcaaatgaaaaaaatgttgttaattcaaataattatacTTTGAAATACCAACAGGTTGCTATAAATTcgaaatattatttatctttatataatgatttaaattGGTATTTGGATTGGAAATTTTAtgacaaaataaaaacattacTTAAGgcatacatacatacataa
- the PCK1 gene encoding phosphoenolpyruvate carboxykinase PCK1 (similar to Saccharomyces cerevisiae PCK1 (YKR097W); ancestral locus Anc_5.708), producing MSAIFATETSREDIINNIKSLNDSSSLNTESQNNTKIKNKNDTIKLLEEFISDNLSNHQLINIKRNPPVATLYEDGLKENKTTLSSTGALIAYSGVKTGRSPKDKRIVEEELSKDNIWWGPVNKQCSERTWAINRERAVDYLNTRDTLYVIDAFVGWDPRYRIKIRVVCARAYHALFMNNMLIRPTKEELENFGKPDFTVWNAGQFFANSLTNDMSSKTSVEINFKEMEMTILGTEYAGEMKKGIFTVMFYLMPIYHNVLTLHSSANQENNNGDVTLFFGLSGTGKTTLSADPHRQLIGDDEHCWSDNGVFNIEGGCYAKCIGLSKEKEPDIFNAIKFGSVLENCIYDEETHEVDYDNSTITENTRCAYPIDYISNAKIPCLADKHPTNLILLTCDASGVLPPVSKLTPEQVMYHFISGYTSKMAGTEVGVTEPQPTFSSCFGQPFLALHPMKYASMLAEKMDKHKANAWLLNTGWTGSSYVSGGSRCPLKYTRAILDAIHDGSLQNEEYETLPIFNLQIPKNANGVPSELLNPAGSWTDSSEDYMTAVQRLGKLFNENFKTYEDKATNEVIKAGPVL from the coding sequence atgtcaGCTATCTTTGCCACGGAAACTTCAAGagaagatattattaataatatcaaatctTTAAATGATTCTTCATCGTTAAATACTGAATCGCAAAACAATACgaaaatcaaaaacaaaaatgacACTATAAAACTACTAGAAGAGTTTATTAGTGATAATTTAAGTAACcatcaattgattaatatTAAGAGAAACCCACCAGTGGCAACATTGTATGAAGATGGtttgaaagaaaacaaGACTACTTTATCTTCAACCGGCGCATTAATTGCATATTCAGGTGTAAAGACGGGAAGATCGCCAAAGGATAAGCGTATTGTTGAAGAGGAACTTTCAAAGGATAATATCTGGTGGGGACCTGTAAATAAACAATGTTCTGAGAGAACATGGGCAATCAATAGAGAAAGAGCGGTCGATTACTTGAACACAAGAGATACTCTATATGTTATCGATGCTTTTGTAGGCTGGGATCCAAGATACAGAATCAAAATTAGAGTTGTTTGTGCAAGGGCTTATCATGCTTTATTTATGAATAATATGTTGATTAGACCAAcgaaagaagaattagaaaattttgGTAAACCAGATTTCACAGTTTGGAATGCAGGTCAATTCTTTGCAAATTCTCTAACAAACGATATGTCTTCAAAAACTTCTgttgaaattaattttaaagaaatggAAATGACTATATTAGGTACCGAGTATGCAGgagaaatgaaaaaaggTATTTTTACCGTTATGTTTTACTTAATGCCAATTTATCATAATGTATTGACATTGCATTCATCTGCTAatcaagaaaataataatggtgATGTAACTTTATTCTTCGGTTTGAGTGGTACAGGTAAGACAACACTGTCTGCTGATCCACATAGACAACTGATTGGTGATGATGAACACTGTTGGTCCGATAATGGTGTTTTTAACATTGAAGGCGGTTGTTATGCAAAGTGTATTGGCTTAAGTAAAGAAAAGGAAcctgatatttttaatgcCATCAAATTCGGATCTGTACTGGAAAATTGTATTTATGACGAAGAGACACATGAAGTAGATTATGATAATTCAACAATTACTGAAAATACAAGATGCGCCTACCCAATTGATTACATTTCAAACGCAAAGATTCCTTGTCTAGCAGATAAACATCCAACAAACTTAATTCTTCTAACCTGTGATGCTTCTGGTGTATTACCTCCTGTTTCAAAACTAACACCAGAACAAGTCATGTATCACTTCATTTCTGGTTATACTTCCAAAATGGCGGGAACCGAAGTCGGTGTTACCGAACCACAACCAACCTTCTCTTCTTGTTTTGGACAACCATTTTTAGCACTACACCCAATGAAGTATGCCTCAATGTTAGCAGAAAAGATGGACAAACATAAAGCTAATGCTTGGCTATTAAATACTGGTTGGACTGGATCCTCTTACGTTTCGGGTGGTAGCAGATGCCCTCTAAAGTACACAAGAGCCATATTAGATGCTATTCACGATGGCAGTTTACAGAATGAAGAATATGAAACTTTACCTATCTTTAATTTACAAATTCCAAAAAATGCTAATGGTGTTCCatctgaattattaaatccAGCAGGTAGTTGGACTGATTCTAGTGAAGATTACATGACTGCTGTACAAAGATTAGGTAAGTtgtttaatgaaaattttaaaacttATGAGGACAAGGCAACAAATGAAGTCATTAAAGCAGGACCAGTTTTATAG